The genomic region TTTCCGTTTCGAAAATTGTCACCTTCATAATTTATCACCTTGATCGTCTGCCTTTTAACGACAAGACCTTGCTTAGATGTTGTTACGGGGAACTATTCTTGTTCTCAAATTGTTGAAGCGCTTCAAAAGCCTCGCAGGCATACATGGCGGCCGGACCGCCTCCCATCATCATCGCGACGCCGAGTGTCTCGATCACTTCGGCATGGCTCGCGCCCGCCTTCAGCGCATCATGTACATGATAGGCGATGCAATCGTCGCAGCGGATCGCGACCGCGATGCCGAGCGCCATGAGTTCCTTGAACTTTGTCGCCAATGTGCCGGCAGCCATCGCTTCCTTGTGCAGATGTGCGAAACCGGAGACAGCGCCGCTCGCCTCCTTGCTCAATTTGCCCAAAAGCACCTGCAGATCATGGTACTTTTCCGGAAAATTCGTGCTCATTGCTTCTTGCCTTCTTCCAAAAGTTCTTCCGGCCGCGAGAGTATGTCGGCCAAGGTCTGGAGGAACCGCGCGGCATCGCCACCAAAAATGACGCGATGATCGCAGTTCAAGGTACAGAAGGCCCCCTCTACCCTGTTTGTCGCGACTGACAGGATCGCGGACGCGCCCGCCGGAATGAGTGAATCGAAGGCATAAACGACAGGAAAGACACCAAGATCTGAGACGTAGAAAGTGGCGCCGCGATAATCGCTTGGCGCCAGCCGGCGCGATTTCACCTTGTCGCGTAAGGCCTGCCAATCCGCGCCGAGTTCGGTCAATGACCGCATGCCCACATCGCGAAGGACGGGCGTGATCAGTCCGTCGGGACTGTCGACCGCGATGCCGATATCGATCCGGTCCCGCTGCGCGAGGCCCGTTTCGGTATAGGCGGCATTGAACAACGGGTGCGCCGCAATGCTGCGCGCGCACGCTCGCGCGAAGAGAAGCGTGAGTGATAGGTGCTTTTCTTTGGCGAGCATCACCAAGCCGCCGAGCGACAGCAATGCTGTGACCCGGAAGGTCGGCGTCGCCGCGCTTGCGATCATCGTGCGCGCGACCGCTTCGCGCAGGCTCGAGGCGCGGGTGATGTTATAAGGTGGCCCGTCCGTCAAGAATGCTGGTCCTGGCGTGGTCGACGCGGGTTCGGCGCCGCGCAGGAGGCCATCGTCTGTGACGGCGGAATCATTCGCAGGCGCAGCGTGCTGATGCGCATGCCACCCGCCGCCGGACGTACGATTGGCTTCCGCAGCGGCCAATATGGGCGACAGCGGCTTGGCCG from Methylovirgula sp. HY1 harbors:
- a CDS encoding carboxymuconolactone decarboxylase family protein, giving the protein MSTNFPEKYHDLQVLLGKLSKEASGAVSGFAHLHKEAMAAGTLATKFKELMALGIAVAIRCDDCIAYHVHDALKAGASHAEVIETLGVAMMMGGGPAAMYACEAFEALQQFENKNSSP
- a CDS encoding dihydrolipoamide acetyltransferase family protein is translated as MKQAITMPALSDTMNNGRLAKWLKKPGDKVKTGEAVAEVETDKAIMEVEAFHDGFLAGPLAAVDQELPVGDTIGYIADTATEAEAPPPASVPTKPPAKASATETAAILPAKPLSPILAAAEANRTSGGGWHAHQHAAPANDSAVTDDGLLRGAEPASTTPGPAFLTDGPPYNITRASSLREAVARTMIASAATPTFRVTALLSLGGLVMLAKEKHLSLTLLFARACARSIAAHPLFNAAYTETGLAQRDRIDIGIAVDSPDGLITPVLRDVGMRSLTELGADWQALRDKVKSRRLAPSDYRGATFYVSDLGVFPVVYAFDSLIPAGASAILSVATNRVEGAFCTLNCDHRVIFGGDAARFLQTLADILSRPEELLEEGKKQ